The following are encoded together in the bacterium genome:
- a CDS encoding TetR/AcrR family transcriptional regulator, protein MAAVPSPVRKRPRRTQAERSALSEDRLMEAALKLIVERGYDRTSLQAIGDEAGYSRGLVSHRFGSKEGLLWAMCERTFAAWRTESLAPRLGDRVGVEALHATLAAMRTAMQQAPGTMRAFYALLFESLGPLDVLRPKVAAFHRRERKQIAGRIAAGVAAGSVRADVDPERAAALFLAMVRGAAYQWLLDPRGVDVASLYDAVAEAVERTLRP, encoded by the coding sequence ATGGCCGCCGTCCCCTCGCCCGTCCGCAAGCGCCCGCGGCGCACGCAGGCGGAGCGCAGCGCGCTCTCGGAAGACCGCCTCATGGAGGCGGCGCTCAAGCTGATCGTCGAGCGCGGCTACGATCGCACCTCGCTCCAGGCCATCGGCGACGAGGCCGGCTACAGCCGCGGGCTCGTGAGCCACCGCTTCGGCTCGAAGGAAGGCCTCCTCTGGGCGATGTGCGAGCGCACGTTCGCCGCCTGGCGCACCGAGAGCCTGGCGCCGCGCCTCGGTGACCGGGTCGGCGTCGAGGCGCTGCACGCGACGCTCGCGGCGATGCGCACCGCCATGCAGCAGGCGCCGGGCACCATGCGCGCGTTCTACGCCCTGCTCTTCGAGTCGCTCGGGCCGCTCGACGTACTGCGCCCGAAGGTCGCCGCGTTCCACCGCCGCGAGCGCAAGCAGATCGCCGGCCGGATCGCGGCGGGCGTCGCCGCCGGCAGCGTGCGCGCCGACGTCGACCCGGAGCGCGCGGCCGCGCTCTTCCTCGCCATGGTGCGCGGGGCCGCCTACCAGTGGCTCCTCGACCCGCGCGGCGTCGACGTCGCCAGTCTGTACGACGCCGTCGCCGAGGCCGTCGAACGCACGCTGCGACCGTGA